CGGCGCGGATTCGGGCGGGCCAGGACGGCGGCATCTCCAGCATGTTCACGGATGTTAACCGCACCCGCCCGGGAACGGCCCCGGCCCGCACGCCGAGGGCCCGCCACCGCGAACGGTGGCGGGCCCTCCCCTGTCAGGGGCGCGGCGCCCGGATCAGTCCCGGACCCGCACCGTCAGCTCGACCTCGACCGGCGCGTCCAGCGGCAGCACCGCCACGCCGACGGCGCTGCGGGCGTGCACGCCCTTGTCGCCGAACACCTTGCCCAGCAGCTCGCTGGTGCCGTTGACCACGCCGGGCTGGCCGGTGAAGTCGGGGGCGGAGGCGACGAAGCCGACCACCTTCACGACCTGCTCGACCCGGTCCAGGTCGCCGACCACCGACTTGACCGCGGCCAGCGCGTTCAGCGCGCAGACCTGCGCCAGTTCCTTGGCCTCCTCCGCGGTGACCTCGGCGCCGACCTTGCCGGTCAGCTGGAGCTTCCCGGCGACCATCGGCAGCTGACCCGAGGTCAGCACGTGCGCGCCGTCGCGCACCGCCGGGACGTACGCGGCGACCGGGGCGGCGACCTCGGGCAGCGTCAGTCCGAGCTCGGCGAGCCGCTGCTCGACCTGGCCCATGCCCTACTCCTTCTCGCGCTTGAGGTACGCGACCAGCTGCTCCGGGTTCGGCCCGGGAACGACCTGGACGAGCTCCCAGCCGTCCTGGCCCCAGGTGTCGAGGATCTGCTTGGTGGCGTGCACGAGCAGCGGCACGGTGACGTATTCCCACTTGGTCATGGGGGTGACTCTAGCCGCCCGGGCCGGTGTGAGGTGGGACACAAAGCGGGCATGATTCGCCGGGGCCGCCGGGGTGCTCCCGGCATCCGGACCGCGCGCTGGTTACCCTCGCGGTGGGAGCGGCCCCAGACCGACCACCGGGAACGGCGGCGGACGGCACGGACAGCACGGACAGCACGGGCAGTACCGACAGCGACGGACGGAGAGCGGGCGTGGCGGGCACCAGCGGCACGGCGGGGCCGACCGAGCAGGAACCGCCGCGGGAACCCGACTGGGAGGGCGTCCGGCTGCACGTGGTCAGCGGGAAGGGCGGCACCGGCAAGACCACGCTGGCCGCCGCCCTGGCCCTGGCGCTGGCCGCCGACGGCGGCCGCACCCTGCTGATCGAGGTGGAGGGCCGGCAGGGCATCGCCGAGCTGTTCCAGATCGCCGCGCTGCCGTACGAGGAGCGCCGGGTGGCCACTGTGACGCCCGCCCAGCTCGGGCTGCCCGGCAAGGGGCACGGCGAGGTGCACGCGCTGGCGATCGACACCGAGCAGGCGCTGCTGGAGTACCTGGAGATGTTCTACAAGCTGGGCCGGGCCGGGAAGGCCCTGCAGAAGGTCGGCTTCGTGGACTTCGCCACCACCGTCGCCCCCGGCGTGCGCGACGTGCTGCTCACCGGCAAGGCCTGCGAGGCGGCCCGCCGCAAGGGCCCGGACGGGCGCCGCCGCTACGACGCGGTGGTGATGGACGCCCCGCCCACCGGCC
The window above is part of the Kitasatospora sp. NA04385 genome. Proteins encoded here:
- a CDS encoding RidA family protein yields the protein MGQVEQRLAELGLTLPEVAAPVAAYVPAVRDGAHVLTSGQLPMVAGKLQLTGKVGAEVTAEEAKELAQVCALNALAAVKSVVGDLDRVEQVVKVVGFVASAPDFTGQPGVVNGTSELLGKVFGDKGVHARSAVGVAVLPLDAPVEVELTVRVRD
- a CDS encoding DUF4177 domain-containing protein, which codes for MTKWEYVTVPLLVHATKQILDTWGQDGWELVQVVPGPNPEQLVAYLKREKE